One window of Phycisphaerae bacterium genomic DNA carries:
- a CDS encoding PilZ domain-containing protein produces the protein MPNANSVLAQCYTCNSCGLPLPIRLPLPGEVAASWECRYCGSRFFATLIDSYPPEILANVRPAEDLNPRIAIGDKVLAELHRRSGRIGRGLDERHFIRVRSDFAITILQNDGERSAEILDLSAGGVGFCSSVPSSIDELIEIRFDSIPGRPRTRCIVRNCIQTPDGRYRIGAEFRPEKSE, from the coding sequence ATGCCCAATGCAAACTCCGTTTTGGCGCAATGTTACACCTGTAATAGTTGCGGTCTGCCGTTGCCCATTCGATTGCCCCTGCCCGGCGAGGTGGCCGCCAGTTGGGAGTGCCGCTACTGTGGCAGTCGATTTTTCGCGACCCTGATCGACTCCTACCCGCCCGAAATTCTTGCCAATGTCCGGCCGGCCGAGGACCTGAACCCGCGCATCGCCATCGGCGACAAAGTCCTTGCCGAACTTCACCGGCGCAGCGGCCGAATCGGACGCGGACTCGACGAGCGTCATTTCATCCGGGTGCGGTCCGATTTTGCGATCACGATCCTGCAGAACGACGGCGAGCGCTCGGCTGAAATTCTCGACCTTTCCGCCGGCGGCGTCGGCTTCTGTTCCAGCGTGCCCTCGTCGATCGACGAATTGATTGAGATTCGATTCGATTCCATTCCCGGCAGGCCCCGAACGCGCTGCATCGTGCGAAACTGCATCCAGACTCCGGATGGACGATATCGCATCGGCGCGGAGTTTCGCCCCGAGAAAAGCGAGTAA
- a CDS encoding NUDIX hydrolase, translating into MQTVFRSRKFSVIRTDIPTSDGGTRSVDLIRHPGAVVVLPLLANGDIVLIRNFRYTLGRELWELPAGTLDREGESTIAAAARELEEETGYRAGALRAIGEIHPSPGVMDEVIHAFVATELVQVAQQLEPTERIVVASAPRDDALRMAYDGRMTDAKSVVTLVRWDWQSRNDQ; encoded by the coding sequence ATGCAAACCGTATTCAGGTCTCGGAAGTTCAGCGTTATACGGACGGACATCCCGACATCGGACGGCGGGACGCGGTCGGTCGATTTGATTCGGCACCCGGGCGCGGTGGTCGTACTGCCGCTGCTGGCGAACGGAGACATCGTTCTTATCCGCAACTTCCGGTACACGCTGGGCCGCGAACTGTGGGAGCTGCCCGCGGGCACGCTTGATCGCGAGGGGGAATCGACGATTGCGGCCGCGGCGCGCGAATTGGAGGAGGAGACGGGCTATCGGGCGGGGGCGCTTCGTGCGATTGGCGAGATTCATCCGTCGCCGGGCGTGATGGATGAGGTGATTCATGCGTTTGTTGCGACGGAGCTTGTTCAGGTGGCACAGCAGCTGGAGCCGACTGAGCGAATTGTCGTGGCGTCGGCGCCGCGGGACGACGCGCTGAGGATGGCGTACGATGGCAGAATGACCGATGCAAAATCGGTGGTGACGCTCGTTCGTTGGGATTGGCAGAGCAGGAACGATCAATGA
- a CDS encoding DedA family protein: protein MEVFFREVIGQWSHVGLFVVLMAAGFGLPLPEDVPLVLAGVIVRQASGHELQPLILMMFTGLAGVIVGDSCLFWIGRLYGQGVLDRRWIQRFAKPWLVDKARHKFERHGAKILFVARFMPGLRAIMFLIAGTFRLPYWKLLAFDGGAALISVPVWIWLGWYIPEKIGAIFSNTKMATYVILGALAAALAGWAVWEYYHNLRKRNAETAAAEAAAAQREIAPAPANTEGA, encoded by the coding sequence GTGGAAGTTTTTTTTCGAGAAGTGATCGGACAATGGTCGCACGTGGGGCTGTTTGTCGTGCTGATGGCGGCGGGCTTCGGCCTGCCGTTGCCGGAGGATGTTCCGCTCGTGCTGGCGGGCGTGATCGTGAGGCAGGCGTCAGGACACGAGCTACAGCCGCTTATCCTGATGATGTTCACGGGCCTTGCCGGCGTGATCGTCGGAGACTCCTGTCTATTTTGGATCGGTCGTCTGTATGGGCAGGGGGTTCTGGATCGGCGATGGATTCAGCGATTTGCGAAGCCCTGGCTCGTGGACAAGGCTCGACACAAGTTTGAACGGCACGGAGCCAAGATCCTGTTCGTTGCGCGGTTCATGCCGGGCTTGCGCGCGATCATGTTCCTGATTGCCGGCACCTTTCGACTGCCGTACTGGAAGCTCCTGGCCTTTGACGGGGGCGCGGCACTGATCTCGGTGCCGGTCTGGATCTGGCTGGGCTGGTACATTCCCGAAAAAATCGGAGCAATCTTCAGCAACACGAAGATGGCGACCTATGTGATTCTCGGCGCGCTCGCGGCGGCCCTGGCAGGATGGGCCGTGTGGGAGTACTACCACAATCTGCGCAAGCGAAACGCCGAGACCGCGGCGGCGGAAGCCGCGGCCGCGCAACGCGAGATCGCACCGGCCCCGGCAAACACCGAAGGGGCCTGA
- a CDS encoding ParB/RepB/Spo0J family partition protein has protein sequence MSSKQPPPRRLGRGLSSLISGELTAHRPPVAETDSIRGDQTPAISAKPGVEAVAPSPAEVEPATDQALSPGRGYRLANLKLDMIRANPLQPRRVFEEAKLAELANSIRTRGNLQPIVVRPSDAGYELVAGERRLRATRLAGLAEIPAIIRSVADDQMLELALIENIQRADLNPVERARGYRLLAEKYHLTHEQVAERVGEDRATVSNYLRILTLGEDILPLLESGELSSAHAKLLLSIADNRARHAMAQQVVNEGWSVRRLEQELARSPGSGASDRNNEKKESKRPDVAELEERIRTTIGVRATIQEGRRRHTGKIVLQYYSLDDFDRIVRRLGVPIEEV, from the coding sequence ATGTCATCAAAACAACCTCCGCCCCGCCGACTCGGCCGCGGATTGTCGTCGCTGATTTCCGGTGAACTTACGGCCCACCGGCCGCCGGTTGCCGAAACGGACTCGATTCGCGGCGATCAAACCCCCGCCATTTCAGCCAAACCGGGCGTAGAGGCTGTAGCGCCGTCTCCCGCCGAAGTCGAGCCGGCGACCGATCAAGCGTTGTCACCAGGGCGCGGTTATCGCCTCGCCAATCTGAAGCTCGACATGATTCGCGCCAATCCACTCCAGCCTCGGCGCGTCTTTGAGGAAGCGAAGCTGGCTGAGTTGGCGAATTCGATCCGAACGCGCGGGAATTTGCAGCCGATCGTCGTACGGCCGTCGGACGCAGGGTACGAACTGGTAGCGGGGGAGCGGCGACTTCGGGCGACGCGACTCGCGGGGCTTGCCGAAATTCCGGCGATCATCCGGTCCGTAGCGGACGATCAGATGCTCGAACTGGCACTGATCGAGAATATCCAAAGAGCTGATCTCAATCCGGTCGAGCGCGCGCGAGGGTATCGCCTGCTGGCGGAGAAGTACCACCTCACGCACGAGCAGGTGGCGGAGCGAGTTGGCGAAGACCGCGCAACAGTATCTAACTACCTACGAATACTGACATTAGGAGAAGATATCCTCCCGTTGCTTGAGTCAGGAGAACTCTCATCCGCTCACGCCAAGTTGCTGCTCTCGATTGCGGACAATCGAGCGAGGCACGCAATGGCCCAGCAGGTCGTGAATGAAGGCTGGTCCGTACGACGCCTCGAACAGGAATTAGCACGATCGCCCGGCAGCGGGGCGTCGGATCGCAACAACGAGAAAAAGGAAAGCAAGCGGCCGGACGTGGCGGAACTGGAGGAGCGAATCCGCACGACGATCGGGGTTCGCGCGACGATCCAGGAAGGACGGCGGCGCCACACCGGAAAAATCGTGCTGCAGTACTACAGTCTCGACGATTTTGATCGTATCGTCCGGCGTCTGGGCGTCCCGATCGAAGAGGTGTGA
- a CDS encoding HEAT repeat domain-containing protein yields MKRSFRNLRAGWWLMAPAMSALSASWGCVGPQAPQSKGMTHDELAAFRTDAIKALEDAAFSDDPAGRMQALEAFAEVAPREGLALQAIPLNLENAYPGASFAALMAAGEIGADYLIDIVRTRAEHADPNVRLAAIFALHKFGDRSRTGEIANYLLSHPDAKVRANAALVLGRIGGKQQIKLLKTALRREQKDLPRLQILEALATLGDRYGTERLIFEGYSEIPQQSAIALMMLANARAEAAEELFWFRMQSAKWPEVQLQAVRGLARRGHPQGRNHAVRSLFFNAPRTDIPNDPPEQQVRRVRGLAALALEAVGDPGTLVYLRKAFDEPNQSRYVKIATARAAVRIIDLCRPELADDAAPILPKRRSPDPLVGDMGREEP; encoded by the coding sequence ATGAAACGGAGCTTCAGGAATCTTCGGGCCGGCTGGTGGCTGATGGCGCCGGCCATGTCCGCATTGTCCGCCTCGTGGGGATGTGTCGGACCGCAGGCGCCACAGTCCAAAGGCATGACGCACGACGAGCTGGCCGCATTTCGCACCGATGCGATCAAGGCACTGGAAGATGCCGCATTCAGCGATGACCCCGCCGGGCGGATGCAGGCACTGGAAGCCTTCGCGGAAGTGGCGCCGCGCGAGGGACTGGCACTTCAGGCAATTCCGCTGAACCTTGAAAATGCTTATCCCGGGGCAAGCTTTGCGGCACTCATGGCGGCCGGCGAAATCGGGGCGGACTACCTCATTGATATTGTCCGCACGCGCGCGGAACATGCCGATCCGAATGTCCGCCTGGCGGCCATTTTCGCGCTGCACAAGTTCGGCGACCGAAGCCGAACCGGCGAGATCGCGAACTACCTTCTCAGCCATCCCGACGCAAAGGTTCGGGCGAATGCGGCGCTGGTCCTCGGCCGGATCGGCGGCAAACAGCAGATCAAATTGCTGAAGACAGCGCTTCGGCGCGAGCAGAAAGACCTGCCGCGGCTTCAGATTCTTGAAGCGCTGGCGACGCTCGGGGATCGGTACGGCACGGAACGGCTGATCTTCGAGGGCTATAGCGAAATTCCGCAGCAGTCAGCCATTGCGCTGATGATGCTGGCGAATGCCCGGGCCGAAGCGGCCGAGGAGCTGTTCTGGTTTCGCATGCAGTCAGCCAAGTGGCCGGAGGTTCAGTTGCAGGCGGTCCGAGGTCTGGCCCGCCGGGGTCATCCGCAGGGTCGGAATCATGCGGTGCGCAGCCTGTTTTTCAACGCGCCCCGAACGGACATACCGAACGATCCGCCGGAGCAGCAGGTGCGGCGCGTCCGGGGTCTTGCGGCGCTGGCCTTGGAGGCCGTGGGGGACCCGGGAACGCTGGTCTACCTTCGCAAGGCCTTTGACGAGCCGAACCAGTCGCGATACGTGAAGATCGCGACGGCTCGGGCCGCGGTGCGGATCATCGACTTGTGCCGCCCCGAACTGGCCGATGACGCCGCGCCGATTCTGCCGAAGCGGCGTTCGCCGGACCCGCTGGTCGGCGATATGGGCCGTGAAGAGCCGTAG
- a CDS encoding sigma-70 family RNA polymerase sigma factor, producing MGISVSNEGHDSPVGADDASFEAAFRLFAAEIERLIDQQIPRHLTTTISAADIVQDAFADAIRHSCRFRPISARATRQWLINRARYKLADAIKSKSCQRRSRDLRVDYGQDSNGSMVPNINLAVAPGPGPSRIAVLDEAGVAAREAISQLPQQYRIAITMRYIEERSIDEIVKELDLTSVPAARILIANGLRRLRAKMGRPGKYLSDTFDLPKQEGRMTSP from the coding sequence ATGGGAATTTCTGTGAGCAACGAAGGCCATGACAGTCCGGTCGGCGCAGACGATGCCTCGTTTGAGGCGGCATTCCGACTTTTTGCGGCGGAAATCGAGCGACTCATTGATCAGCAGATTCCGCGGCATCTGACAACCACGATCTCGGCGGCGGACATCGTTCAGGACGCTTTCGCCGATGCGATTCGGCATTCCTGCCGCTTCAGACCCATCAGCGCACGCGCGACCCGGCAATGGCTGATCAATCGAGCCAGATACAAATTGGCAGACGCGATCAAGTCGAAGAGCTGCCAGCGCCGAAGCCGTGACCTCCGCGTGGATTATGGTCAAGATTCCAACGGCTCGATGGTCCCCAACATCAACCTCGCAGTCGCCCCCGGACCCGGGCCTTCGCGCATTGCCGTTCTCGACGAGGCCGGAGTCGCCGCAAGAGAGGCGATCTCGCAGCTTCCCCAGCAGTACCGGATAGCCATCACAATGCGGTACATCGAAGAGCGATCCATTGACGAAATTGTGAAGGAGCTGGATCTGACCTCAGTCCCCGCGGCCAGAATCCTGATTGCGAATGGACTTCGCAGACTTCGTGCCAAAATGGGCAGGCCGGGGAAGTATCTTTCCGACACTTTTGATCTGCCCAAACAGGAGGGTCGGATGACGTCGCCCTGA
- a CDS encoding rhomboid family intramembrane serine protease: MSWRERPYTQEDDYRGSFGGGGPPSRGGFSSWLGGMPAPGRTVKWLLIANVGMFVLCKLTGGDNGIIYRSLAMYVEDVTHRFQIWRLLTFSYLHDQASLFHILFNMIGLYFLGMPLERRWGSLRLFVFYTVASLVGVSLYVALSLIGWLPARVLGVPVSLIGASGGVLAMLGACAVLFPSFQIIFVFFPVPIRLASLIFVIMYSWNLFERGQNAGGDACHLAGLAFGIYMGYDGERWFGFLDTWRQRREARNRREIYEKAAAAERRIDAILDKVREKGIGSLTRAEKRELEEATRARQ, from the coding sequence ATGAGTTGGCGCGAGAGGCCGTACACACAGGAAGATGATTATCGGGGCTCTTTCGGCGGGGGCGGACCGCCCAGCCGGGGCGGTTTTTCCTCATGGCTTGGCGGGATGCCCGCCCCGGGCCGGACGGTGAAGTGGCTGTTGATCGCCAATGTCGGAATGTTTGTGCTGTGCAAACTGACTGGCGGCGACAACGGCATCATCTACCGATCGCTCGCGATGTATGTCGAGGACGTGACACACCGATTTCAGATCTGGCGGCTGCTGACATTCAGCTATCTACATGACCAGGCGTCGCTGTTCCATATCCTGTTCAACATGATCGGGCTTTATTTTCTGGGAATGCCGTTGGAGCGGCGGTGGGGATCGCTGCGGCTGTTTGTGTTCTACACGGTTGCCAGCCTGGTCGGTGTCTCGCTGTATGTTGCGTTGTCGCTGATCGGCTGGTTGCCGGCGAGGGTGCTTGGTGTTCCGGTCAGCCTGATCGGCGCGTCCGGCGGCGTCCTGGCGATGCTCGGCGCGTGTGCGGTCCTGTTTCCGAGCTTCCAGATTATCTTTGTGTTCTTTCCGGTTCCGATCCGGCTTGCGAGCCTGATTTTTGTGATCATGTACTCGTGGAATCTTTTCGAGCGGGGACAGAATGCGGGAGGCGATGCGTGCCACCTCGCGGGCCTGGCATTCGGGATATACATGGGCTACGACGGCGAACGATGGTTCGGTTTCCTCGACACCTGGCGCCAACGCCGCGAGGCTCGAAACCGCCGGGAGATTTACGAGAAAGCGGCCGCCGCGGAGCGCCGGATCGACGCAATCCTCGACAAGGTGCGCGAGAAGGGGATCGGGAGCCTGACTCGGGCGGAAAAACGCGAGTTGGAAGAGGCAACGCGCGCGCGGCAATGA
- the mreD gene encoding rod shape-determining protein MreD: MRWLPFAILLYVTTVLQTAFAPFIAIHTVRPDLMLILAVYYAMHARRYDALIACWIIGLVTDLAGTSYTEQGYSNIGVSAMAFGIIGLIVVSMRELAFRESAATQLITTFLAKLALNLMVGSHMLYVLDDWGRFPGVFTVAFWHAVYTAGLALYGYWILRQMRFMLGVGLADTLRAR, encoded by the coding sequence ATGCGCTGGCTCCCTTTCGCCATACTGCTCTATGTGACCACCGTCCTGCAGACGGCCTTCGCGCCTTTCATTGCGATCCATACGGTTCGACCGGACCTGATGCTGATCCTTGCGGTGTACTACGCGATGCACGCGCGGCGGTACGACGCCCTGATCGCGTGCTGGATCATCGGGCTGGTGACCGACCTCGCGGGCACAAGCTATACGGAGCAGGGCTACTCGAATATCGGTGTCAGCGCTATGGCATTTGGAATCATCGGGCTCATCGTCGTGAGCATGCGGGAGCTGGCCTTCCGCGAGAGTGCGGCCACTCAGTTGATCACGACGTTTCTCGCGAAGCTGGCCCTGAATCTGATGGTCGGCTCCCACATGCTCTATGTGCTTGACGACTGGGGCCGGTTCCCGGGTGTCTTTACGGTGGCATTCTGGCACGCGGTTTATACGGCGGGACTGGCGCTCTACGGCTATTGGATCCTGCGGCAGATGCGCTTCATGCTGGGCGTGGGTCTTGCGGACACACTGCGGGCACGGTAA
- the lnt gene encoding apolipoprotein N-acyltransferase encodes MSKRKVASAAPKVEAPTHSPFSWRRANPPGTIRVAGSLPRIHSRAALFLWTMASLVMLCVTVPGVGWWPIAYVCLVPWLVCVACAARARFVYFASYLLGAGYFLINVRWMYPVTAPGYFALSFFFALQFPLTAWPIRHLYQKRGLSIALIAPVAWTAFEFLRCIGPLGFPMILLGHSQYRVLTMIQISDLVGAYGVSFVLAMINGLFADLLTQPIVIHRAEKSVRMPLGTLATVLVVAGTVIYGISQSSTRHLAEGPLIAMIQQDVPMYVGSDYIRPTPGETLDAALELSRAAIEKKPDLVVLPETALHGHFNDEFILASADTLQEILQRVYAANWSLNDLRILQQFARQSRDSFQSLSTDSGVSFVIGATATEWRPTAIPARAERYNSAYLLLPGESRPAARNDKRHLVLFGEYVPFRFSIPWLYDQLNSFTPWGRGGRHFSLSVGEAAVTFEFAAAGRRDRRFRAGAPICYEEIMPYIAREFARGGTNAGPDAPKKNIDLLVPISNDGWFLHSAELEQHLAAGVFRAVENRIAVARSVNTGASAMIYPNGKIHCRVSMPAEQLAKLDAVDSALAKIRALGANLAGQGGGASGFAAARQNLAQAISFELIPAYAAVGPGFRMYGERLDRLQSNIGEARMLRSETIATFVAQADDDLATVRRWRARPDTAPGFAVDRAMLDSRLTWYTRWGDLFSALMPGLTGLVLLDWLRVHIRRSRMIERSREGDAK; translated from the coding sequence ATGAGCAAGCGAAAAGTTGCTTCAGCTGCGCCAAAGGTGGAGGCGCCGACCCACTCGCCGTTTTCATGGCGTCGAGCAAACCCGCCGGGGACGATTCGAGTTGCCGGCTCGCTCCCGCGCATTCACAGCCGGGCGGCCCTGTTCCTCTGGACGATGGCGTCGCTGGTGATGTTGTGCGTGACGGTCCCCGGCGTGGGCTGGTGGCCGATCGCGTATGTGTGTCTTGTTCCGTGGCTGGTTTGCGTTGCCTGCGCGGCCCGGGCCCGCTTTGTTTACTTCGCAAGTTACCTGCTGGGGGCCGGTTACTTTCTCATCAACGTGCGCTGGATGTATCCGGTGACGGCGCCCGGATATTTTGCGTTGTCATTCTTTTTCGCGTTGCAGTTTCCGCTGACGGCGTGGCCGATTCGTCATTTATATCAGAAGCGTGGGCTGTCAATCGCCCTGATCGCCCCGGTTGCGTGGACCGCCTTCGAGTTTCTGCGGTGCATCGGGCCGCTTGGGTTTCCGATGATTCTGCTGGGTCACAGCCAGTATCGAGTCCTGACGATGATTCAGATCAGCGATCTCGTCGGCGCGTATGGCGTGAGTTTCGTGCTGGCGATGATCAACGGTCTGTTCGCCGATCTGTTGACACAACCGATCGTGATTCATCGCGCGGAAAAGTCGGTGCGGATGCCGCTGGGCACGCTCGCGACGGTGCTGGTTGTCGCCGGCACGGTGATCTACGGGATCTCGCAGTCGTCCACGCGACATCTGGCGGAGGGGCCGCTGATCGCGATGATCCAGCAGGATGTGCCGATGTATGTCGGCAGCGATTATATTCGGCCGACGCCCGGCGAGACGCTGGACGCGGCGCTGGAGCTATCGCGAGCCGCCATCGAGAAGAAGCCGGACCTGGTCGTCCTGCCTGAGACGGCGCTTCATGGTCATTTCAACGATGAGTTCATTCTGGCGAGCGCGGACACGTTGCAGGAGATTCTTCAACGCGTCTATGCCGCGAACTGGTCGCTGAACGATCTTCGCATCCTGCAGCAGTTCGCGCGGCAAAGTCGCGATTCGTTTCAGTCGCTCAGCACGGATTCGGGCGTATCCTTTGTCATCGGCGCGACGGCCACGGAATGGCGACCGACGGCGATCCCCGCGCGTGCGGAACGCTACAACTCGGCATATCTGCTTCTGCCGGGCGAATCACGACCAGCGGCCAGGAATGACAAGCGTCACCTCGTGCTGTTCGGGGAGTATGTGCCGTTTCGATTTTCGATTCCCTGGTTGTATGACCAGCTCAATTCGTTCACACCCTGGGGCAGGGGAGGACGCCATTTCTCGCTGAGTGTTGGCGAGGCGGCGGTGACGTTTGAGTTTGCGGCGGCAGGCCGGCGCGATCGTCGTTTCAGGGCGGGCGCGCCGATCTGCTACGAGGAGATCATGCCGTACATCGCGCGTGAGTTCGCACGGGGCGGCACGAATGCAGGGCCGGACGCGCCGAAGAAGAACATCGATCTCCTTGTGCCGATCAGTAACGACGGCTGGTTTCTGCACAGCGCCGAACTGGAACAGCATCTGGCGGCAGGCGTGTTCCGCGCGGTGGAAAATCGCATTGCCGTGGCGCGCAGCGTGAACACGGGCGCAAGCGCGATGATCTATCCCAACGGAAAGATTCACTGCCGGGTTTCAATGCCGGCTGAACAGTTGGCGAAGCTTGATGCCGTCGATTCGGCACTGGCAAAAATCAGGGCATTGGGTGCGAATCTGGCCGGACAAGGGGGCGGCGCATCGGGTTTCGCGGCCGCGCGGCAGAATCTGGCACAAGCGATCAGCTTTGAGTTGATTCCGGCGTATGCCGCGGTCGGGCCGGGGTTTCGGATGTACGGTGAGCGGCTGGATCGATTGCAGAGCAACATCGGCGAGGCCAGGATGCTGCGATCTGAGACGATTGCGACTTTCGTCGCACAGGCCGACGATGATCTGGCGACGGTCCGTCGCTGGCGGGCGCGGCCGGACACGGCTCCGGGATTCGCGGTGGACCGAGCGATGCTGGACAGCCGATTGACATGGTATACCCGTTGGGGTGATTTGTTTTCGGCACTGATGCCGGGGCTGACGGGTTTGGTGCTGCTGGATTGGCTTCGGGTTCACATTCGCCGAAGCCGGATGATCGAGCGTTCCAGGGAAGGCGACGCGAAATGA